A genome region from Cucumis sativus cultivar 9930 chromosome 4, Cucumber_9930_V3, whole genome shotgun sequence includes the following:
- the LOC101222520 gene encoding protein NLP9 → MENPFSTKEEGTMSWGPSRTQAETLTSTDVGMRIMSPEDVLHSFSELMSFDSYAGWGNNCSTMDQIFTSCGFSSIPPMSTCPSMEGSTFPEGMSVSHEAFSLNEIDGTSISVANSFTCGDKMMFQQPDTGFGVSEVSDNTNEAGSKSNDDLLDSCLISRPIGWSLDERMLRALSLFKESSPGGILAQVWVPVKHGNQFFLSTSDQPYLLDQMLTGYREVSRSYTFSAEGKLGSLLGLPGRVFTTKIPEWTSNVRYYSKNEYLRMEHAIGHEVYGSIALPVFSNELEKSCCAVLEVVTTKEKSDFDAEIDIVSRALEIVNLRTVAPPRLYPQCLKQNQKSALAEIMDVLRAVCHAHRLPLALTWIPCCITLEAVDDAARVRVKEKIISPKEKSVLCIEETACYVNDKATQGFVHACMEHHLEEGQGLAGKALLSNYPFFYPDVKTYDINKYPLVHHARKFGLNAAVAIRLRSTYTGDDDYILEFFLPVNMKGSSEQQLLLNNLSGTMQRMCRSLRTVSKEELMGAKDPDTGFQSGLIGKSATTSRRNSQSTVTDSETRVSNSVNNGTEAECPKKQMTNGLRRQGEKKRSTAEKNVSLSVLQQYFSGSLKDAAKSIGVCPTTLKRICRQHGILRWPSRKINKVNRSLRKIQTVLDSVKGVEGGLKFDPTTGGLMAAGSLIPELNGQNNLLFSDNNTSIRNLEPFLQDVNSVPPISFNGQNSAMKLEMEDSFVTMPQRISSRNILIPEKEPNVCQLDCSEGSKSTGLDAASCQLADLDMMGGWEVAGNATGSIIAKKSNRLDFVENDLRSSDADCQFMAKSSCSFAAADEMGTVLEGTDGINEHYQPTTSSMTDSSNGSGLLIHGSSSSCQSVEERKHLQEKISCVDSDSKIVVKASYKDDTVRFKFDPSLGYLQLYEEVGKRFKLNHGTFQLKYLDDEKEWVMLVSNSDLQECLEVMDEIGTRNVKFLVRDITSAVGSSGSSSCFLPRGS, encoded by the exons ATGGAAAACCCCTTTTCAACCAAGGAGGAAGGGACGATGTCTTGGGGGCCTTCCAGGACTCAGGCCGAAACTCTGACTTCTACTGACGTTGGAATGAGGATTATGAGTCCTGAAGATGTGCTTCATAGTTTCTCAGAGCTGATGAGTTTTGATTCTTATGCGGGATGGGGCAATAACTGTTCAACAATGGATCAGATTTTCACTTCTTGTGGCTTTTCGTCGATTCCGCCTATGAGTACTTGCCCCTCAATGGAGGGATCGACTTTCCCGGAAGGGATGAGCGTGAGCCACGAAGCATTCTCACTGAATGAAATTGATGGAACTTCTATTTCAGTGGCGAATTCTTTCACTTGTGGAGACAAGATGATGTTTCAGCAGCCAGACACTGGATTTGGGGTTTCTGAGGTTTCGGACAATACAAATGAAGCAGGTTCGAAATCAAATGATGACCTTCTAGATAGTTGTTTGATTTCTAGGCCGATTGGTTGGTCACTTGATGAGAGAATGCTGAGGGCACTGTCCTTGTTTAAAGAGTCTTCCCCCGGGGGCATTTTGGCTCAAGTCTGGGTGCCTGTAAAGCATGGAAACCAATTCTTCCTGAGCACCAGCGATCAGCCCTATTTGCTAGATCAAATGCTCACGGGGTACCGTGAAGTGTCGAGGTCGTATACCTTCTCTGCAGAAGGAAAATTGGGTTCTCTCCTTGGCCTTCCTGGTCGTGTTTTCACCACCAAGATTCCAGAATGGACATCAAATGTTAGATATTACAGTAAGAACGAGTATCTAAGAATGGAACATGCAATCGGACATGAGGTTTATGGATCGATTGCCTTGCCAGTATTCAGTAATGAACTTGAAAAGTCATGCTGTGCCGTACTTGAAGTTGTTACTACAAAGGAGAAGTCTGATTTTGATGCAGAGATTGACATTGTTTCCCGAGCACTAGAG ATTGTCAATTTGAGAACTGTTGCACCTCCTCGATTATATCCTCAG TGCTTGAAGCAGAACCAGAAATCTGCATTAGCAGAGATAATGGATGTTCTACGTGCCGTATGTCATGCACATAGACTACCTCTGGCGCTAACCTGGATTCCTTGCTGTATTACTTTGGAGGCTGTTGATGATGCTGCTAGAGTTCGTGTGAAGGAGAAGATTATTAGCCCAAAGGAGAAATCTGTATTATGCATTGAGGAAACAGCTTGTTATGTGAATGACAAAGCAACTCAAGGTTTTGTGCACGCGTGTATGGAACATCATCTTGAAGAAGGGCAAGGGTTAGCTGGGAAAGCTCTTCTATCTAAttatcctttcttttatcCTGATGTGAAGACATATGATATTAATAAGTATCCACTAGTGCATCATGCACGcaaatttggtttgaatgcTGCCGTAGCAATCAGGCTGAGAAGCACATATACTGGCGACGATGATTACATATTAGAATTCTTTCTACCTGTCAATATGAAAGGAAGCTCAGAACAGcaacttttattaaacaatCTCTCTGGTACCATGCAAAGAATGTGCCGGAGCTTGAGGACAGTTTCAAAGGAAGAATTAATGGGAGCCAAGGATCCTGATACTGGATTTCAGAGTGGACTGATTGGGAAGTCTGCAACTACATCTAGGAGAAACTCACAATCCACGGTGACAGACAGTGAAACAAGGGTATCTAATTCAGTAAACAATGGAACTGAAGCAGAATGTCCTAAGAAGCAG ATGACCAATGGATTGCGGAGGCAGGGGGAGAAAAAACGTAGCACAGCTGAAAAAAATGTGAGCTTGAGTGTTCTTCAGCAATATTTTTCTGGGAGTCTTAAGGATGCAGCAAAGAGCATTGGTG TCTGCCCAACAACTCTGAAAAGAATATGCAGACAACATGGGATTTTGAGGTGGCCATCTCGTAAAATAAACAAGGTGAATCGTTCGCTACGGAAAATACAGACAGTTCTCGATTCTGTTAAAGGGGTGGAGGGCGGTCTGAAGTTCGATCCAACTACAGGGGGTCTTATGGCAGCAGGCTCTCTTATTCCAGAACTCAATGGACAGAataatcttcttttctctGATAACAACACATCTATAAGAAATCTGGAGCCGTTCCTTCAGGACGTAAACTCAGTTCCTCCCATCTCTTTCAATGGCCAGAATTCTGCCATGAAACTGGAAATGGAGGACTCCTTCGTCACGATGCCCCAAAGAATCTCATCAAGGAATATTCTTATTCCGGAAAAGGAACCAAATGTTTGCCAGCTTGATTGTAGTGAAGGCTCGAAGTCCACAGGGTTAGATGCTGCATCATGCCAGCTTGCTGACCTGGATATGATGGGGGGATGGGAAGTCGCAGGCAATGCTACAGGCTCAATTATTGCTAAAAAAAGCAATAGATTGGATTTTGTGGAGAATGATTTGAGGTCAAGTGATGCTGACTGCCAATTTATGGCCAAGAGTTCATGCTCTTTTGCAGCTGCTGATGAAATGGGCACTGTGTTGGAAGGCACCGATGGAATCAATGAACATTACCAGCCTACTACTTCTAGCATGACGGACTCATCAAATGGCTCCGGCTTATTGATCCATGGGAGTTCATCCAGCTGTCAGAGCGTCGAGGAGAGGAAGCATTTGCAAGAGAAAATAAGCTGCGTTGACAGTGATTCCAAGATTGTTGTAAAAGCTTCATACAAAGATGACACAGTTCGATTCAAGTTTGATCCTTCTTTAGGATATCTCCAGCTATATGAAGAAGTTGGCAAGAGATTCAAGTTAAACCATGGGACATTCCAGCTCAAATACCTTGACGATGAAAAAGAATGGGTAATGCTAGTAAGTAATTCAGATTTGCAGGAATGTCTTGAGGTGATGGATGAGATCGGCACCAGAAATGTGAAGTTTCTTGTTCGCGATATAACGTCTGCTGTGGGCAGTTCTGGCAGCAGTAGCTGCTTCCTACCTAGAGGTTCATGA